Sequence from the Neosynechococcus sphagnicola sy1 genome:
GTACGCCGTCTGGTAGGTGACATAGCCATAGGCGGTGGAGTGGGATTTATTAAAGCAATACTCAGCGAACTTGACCATCTGATCAAAGAGATTTTCGGCAATCTTGGATTTGATGCCGTTCTTGGTCGCCCCATCAATGAAAATTTCCTGATGTTGTTGCATCTCGGAGGCTTTCTTTTTCCCCATGGCTCGCCGCAGTAAATCCGCCTGCCCAAGGGAATACCCAGCGAGATCCTGAGCCATTTTCATGATCTGTTCTTGATAGCACAGCACCCCATAGGTTTCTTCAAGAATGGGTTGCAACAATTCATGCTGATACTCAATCCGTTCTCGACCGTGTTTGCGGTTGATAAATAACGGAATCAGCCCTGCATCTAAAGGCCCCGGTCGATAGAGGGCTAAAATCGAAGAAATATCCTCTAGGCAGGAGGGTTTGAGTTCTCGGACAATTTGCCGCATCCCCGAAGACTCTAGCTGAAAAATTCCCTCTAATTGTCCCTTGGATAACAGCTCATAGGACTTGAGATCATCCATGGGAATCTGATCAATATCAATGGAAATTCGCTGGGTTTGTTGGATCAGATCCACGGTTTTCTGAATCATGGTCAGGTTCCGTAAACCTAGAAAATCCATCTTCAATAGTCCCAAAGTTTCCAGATCTTCCATGAAGTACTGGGTAATTACAGAGCCGTCATTGTTGCGTTGCAGGGGCACAATTTCATCCAAGGGTTCAGCGGAAATCACCACTCCGGCCGCATGGACTCCATAGGTTTTGTTGGTGCCTTCAATCCGCATTGCCATATCTAGCCAACGCTGGACAATGGGATCTTGGTCATACTTTTCCTTGAATTCCGGTGCGGGCGTTTGATCGGAGATCATGACCTTCAGCTTCACAGGTTTGCCCCGCACCACCGGGATCATTTTTGCCATGCGATCGGCATCCCCATAGGGAATATCTAACACCCGCGCTACATCTTTTAAAACGGCCTTAGAGGTCATGCGGTTAAAGGTAATAATCTGCGCCACCCGATCGTCCCCATACTTGGCGGTGACGTATTCGATCATCTGGGTACGCTTTTCAATGCAGAAGTCGGTATCAATATCTGGCATGGAGATCCGCTCTGGGTTGAGAAAGCGCTCAAAGAGCAACCCATGATGCACTGGATCAATATTGGTAATTCTTAAGGCGTAAGCCACCAGGGATCCGGCTGCCGAGCCTCGACCCGGCCCCACGGGAATCCCAATGTCTCGGGCATATTTGATGAAGTCCCAAACCACCAAAAAATAGGTGGAGAAGCCCATCTTCTGGATCATCTTCAGTTCATAATCCAGGCGATCGCGATAGTCCGCCGCAATTTCTGACCGCGAGGGGTGGTTGAAGCGGCTGAGTAAACCTTCCCAGGTCACCTGTTCTAAGTAGGTATCGGCGGTATGCCCCTGGGGCACCGGGAAATTAGGCAGGGGACTGCGACCGGTGATGTTGTAAGGTTCAATTTTGTCCGCCACAGCTTGGGTATTGGCGATCGCAGTTTGAATCACCGCTGCGGGTAAATGATCCTGGAACAGTTGCGCCATTTCTGCCGCAGACTTGAGGTATTCCGTGCCGCTGTAGCGGAGGCGATTATCCTCCGAGATCAGCTTGCCCGTTTGGATACACAGCAAGGCATCATGGGCTTCGACATCGTAGCAAGAGATGAAGTGAGAATCATTGGTGGCAATGTACTGAATTTCCAGTTCTTGGGCAATTCGGATCAGCTCCACATTCACAATCCGGTCTTCTTGAGAGCCGTGATCTTGAATTTCTAAGTAGAAGTCCCCTGCAAAGCGGTCTTTGTACCATTGAGCTACTCGACGTGCCACCTCGGGTTTCCCCTGTAAAATTGCCTGGGGAATTTCCCCCCCCAAGCAGGCGGAGGTGACAATTAAGCCGTCTCGATACTGCTCTAAAAGATCCTTGTTAATGCAGGGGCGGGAAAAAATTCCCTTACCCTGAACCCCTTTGAGGTTAGAGATTGTGGTCAGCTTCACCAGATTTTTGTAGCCCTGGGTATTCTTCGCCAACACCACCTGGTGATAGCGGGGACGCCGTTCCTGCTTTTCAATATCCCCGTTGATCACATACATCTCATTGCCAACAATGGGTTTGACGTTTTTGCTCCGGCAGACCTTGATCAGTTCCACCGCGCCGTACATCACCCCGTGATCCGTGAGGGCGATCGCGGGCATCCCCAGTTCCACCGCCCGATCCACGAGTTCGGGGAGTTGGCTGGCACCATCTAGCAGGCTGTAATCACTGTGAATATGTAGACCAACAAAGGACATAGCTGCCTAGAATCTCAGAAGGATTGTCACCAGCCTAACGGATTCCAGTACCCATCCCTGGTGGACGACGGAAAATCAGCATCCCGGCACTCTCAGGGCAAGGGCACGAGCCAGTGAGTTATAGAAACCCCAGATATTTTGAGAGTTTGAAACCCAGCCAAATTCCTAAAAAGCCACCCACCATGCCCAACAGAATCGAGGTGAGGGAAAAGAGGCTGCCCCCCCAGAGGGCGGGCACATAGCTACCGATGGTAGAGCCAAGGAACATGGAAGTCCCGATTAAGAATCGATGCATTTGCAGGAGTCCTATAGTTAGTTGACGGACAAAACTCAAGAAGCAACCCTGTAAGGTGGGACGGAGTCCGCTCAAAGCTTCTCCAAGGGACAAACGCAGGTTCCTTGATCCAACCACTGGGAACCGACTTGATGCAGGGCTGCCATCACGGGCTGAATCTGCCGACCCTTGGTGGTGAGGGAATATTCCACATGGGGGGGGCACTTCCGCGTAGACGCGCCGCGTTGCTAGGCCGTGGCGTTCCAGTTCCCGGAGGCGTTGGGTCAAAATTTTAGTGCTAATGCCCGGTAAGGCTTCCAGGAGTTCATGGGTGCGGCGATCGCCCGCAAACAATTCTCGCAACACCAGAATCGCCCACTTATTCCCAATTAAATCCACCACAAACTGAATCGGGCATTGAAACTCCAGGCACGGTTCGATTTCACCCATAAAGCCAGCGGCCAGATGAACTTTTAGCTTTCTGATTGTAACAACTCATAAAATCCCTGTTCTCGACTGAAATGCCCAAGACCATGGATGTGTCCCAATCTTTTCCTTTAGGTAACTATGGGGTGCACGGGGTAACTATCTTGTGACCCGCCAAGGAATCAGCTAAGAGATCAAACAGCGTCAGACCTGTGCCCACACCCCAATGCACAACTGTCCTTTCAGCTTTTCCATCGTTCAGTGCCCCTCAGGGGCAAGGTTTCCCAGGAGAATATCCCATGGTTTCGACCCTACAACCGCCCAATCCTGAAGTGTTTCAAACGGAAACAAAAAGCACCGTTCAAGAAACGCTGCTAACTCCCCGGTTTTACACCACTGATTTCGAGAAGACCGCGAATCTGGATCTCTCGGCGCAGGAAAAGGGTCTGCAGGCGATGCTAACGGAAATGCGCACTGACTATAATCGCAACCATTTTGTCCGCAATGAGGAATTTGAGCGCTCCTGGGATCACATTGTTGGTGAAGAGCGCCAAGCCTTCCTTGACTACTTGGAGCGCTCCTGTATCTCAGAGTTTTCAGGGTTTTTGCTCTTTAAGGAATTGTCCCGCAAGTTGAAGGGGCGCAGCCCCATTTTGGCGGAGATTTTCCAACTGATGGCACGGGATGAAGCCCGTCATGCTGGATTTCTGAATAAGGCGATGGGAGATTTTAAGCTGTCCCTCGATCTGGGCAAATTAACCAAACAACGCACCTATACCTTTTTCCCCATCGAGTGGGTGATCTATACGGTCTATCTCTCAGAAAAAATTGGCTACTGGCGCTATATCCTGATTTATCGGCATTTAGAGCAGCATCCAGAACATCGCTTCTATCCGATTTTTCGTATGTTTGAGAGCTGGTGTCAGGATGAAAATCGCCACGGAGATATTTTCAAAGCGCTGCTGCGATCGCAACCTCAACTCTGGGACACTTGGCAATCGCGGCTGTGGAGTCGGTTCTTTCTCTTATCGGTGTTTGCCACCCATACCCTTACCGTCCACGAACGCTCAATCTTCTACGACATGTTAGGACTCGAAGCCACTTCCTTTGACCGGGAAGTTATCCGCGAAACCAATGCAACCGCAGGACGGGCTTTTCCAGTGATGCTAGATACGGATCATCCAGCATTTTTTGATCGCCTGCATCAGTGCTCCAATCTCAACTTAAAAATCAGTGAGATTAATCGTAGTCACCAGCCCCAGATTCTGAAGTTCTGCCGCAAGTTGCCGTTGGTGCTGGCAATTTTTGGACATCTACTGCGGCTTTATTTGATTAAACCAATTGATGCCGAAGCGTTACGAGGAGTCGTCCGGTAAAACAACAATGAAATTACTATCTCCATTGAGAATCGGTCAACACGTTGCCCGTCATCCCATTCTTCAGGGGGGGATGGCAGTGCGGGTCTCTGGCGCAAAACTGGCTGGAGCAGTGGCAAATGCAGGCGGGATTGGGGTGATCTCCACTCTGGGATTGGGATTAACCTCACCGCACCTGGAACCTCAGGGCAGTCCGTCCAAAAAGGGACGCTTTTTTGAAGCTAATCGCTTGGCGCTGATCGAGGAACTGCACCAGGCTCGGGCAATCAGTCCTAACGGTGTGATTGGGGTGAATGTTCTAGTGGCGATGCGGGATTATCCGGTTCTGGCTCGCACCGCTGCTGAACAGGGTGCCAATCTGATCCTGGTTGGGGCAGGGTTACCTCTTGATTTACCCGAATACACCGCCGACTATCCCAATGTGGCGCTGGTGCCCTTGGTATCTACCGTGGCAACTGCCCGCAAGATATGTGAGCATTGGCAACGTCAATATGGTCGGCTACCGGATGGGCTGGTCGCCAATTGTCCGGAAACAGTGGGCGGACATGTGGGGGTTCAGTCCGAAGCCCTGATGAATGACTGTAGTTTGAAGCAGTTGATCCCTGATCTCGTGAACTACTTGCATGACGAAGTGGAGCTGCCAATTCCAGTGATTGCAGCCGGCGGAGTTTGGAATCGGATGGATATTGATAAGATGCTGGCATTCGGTGCCAGCGGGGTACAAATTGGCACCCGTTTTATCCTCACCCATGAGTGTGACGCAGATCCACGCTACAAGGAATTTCATCTCCAGGCTCAACCGGCAGATGTGGTGATTGTCCCCAGTCCGGTGGGGGTGCCGGCGCGGGGGCTGCGAAATTCATTTACAGATCAGGCGATCGCCGCCAGTAGTCGTAGCACTAGCTTGGCACCGTTAACGACGACGGCAGTCCTTTCCCGGTTTTCCAAGGATCGATGTATTGCTAACTGTCTGCACACCTGTCTTTATCGAGATCAGCAAGAAACCTACTGCTTAATCCAATCTCTCCATCGGGCTGCCGGGGGGGATGTGGAAAACGGTCTCGTCTTTTCCGGTACGCACACTGGACAGGCGGATCGGATTCTGACCGTATCCGAGTTGATGGCCGAACTGACCTTGAACTAACCTGGCTCTTACCTTACTCGTGCACCGTTCCATCTGGCATGATTGCCCCCTGGAGGTCAGCATCCGTGAGAATGGTTCCGGTCAGATCTGCGGATCTCAGATCTGCTTTTCTGAGGATGGCTCCGCTCAGATCTGCGTAACTGAGATCTGCCCTTCGCAGACAGGCTTCACTGAGGTCAGTGGCAGCACCTCCCCATTGGGCTCGTTGACTCAGGTTTGCCCGACATAACTTTGCACCCTCTAAATTGGCGTGATGCAGGAGCGTGGCGCTGAGTTCGGCATAGCTTAAATCAGCGTTGGTCAAAATCGCGAATCCCAAGTCAGTTCGCTGATCGGAACTGGGACGCAAGTCCGCCTCAAACAATTGGGTAGCGTTCAAGTTGGCACCCGTCAAATTTGCGCCACATAAACTGGCTTTATTGAAGTTGGCTTCATTGAGGCCAGCCTGCATGAGTTTAGCGCCACTCAAATCCGCTTCCCGAAGGATCGCCCGATAGAGATCTGCATCACTTAGATCTGCTCCCCAAAGAATGGTTTCACTCAGATCGGCCTCTCGGAAAGTCGCTTGCCTGAAGTCCGTTTTCCCCAACCGGGCTTGGCGCAAATCAGCCCGACCGAAATCAGCGCTCTTGAGACTGACACCGATCAGATCAAGTTCCCGCAAAATGGCGTTGCGAAAATCCCGTTCCCCAGCGGCGTATTTTCTGAGAAGCTCATCAGCGTCCATGTTTACGATCTCTAGGTTGGTGAATGAACCGCTGGATTTAGCCTCGTCTGCCGCCCAACCGATGGCGCTAGTGGCTGCCGCAATCCCTAGCTAAACCTTTTGGTACTCTAGCTTTGATGAGTGCAATGGCATCCCCTCGGAGCCAGGGACGTTTTCATTTTCATGGGGTCTGGGGGGCTTTCAGTTGAGCAAAGCTTTCGGCCTGCTGAAGCACGCGATCGCTGATGCGACCACATACAATTTCACACAGCTCAAAAATAATTGGGTCGGCAATACCATAGTAGGCGCTTGTACCCTTGGGCTGTCGAGACAAAATACCCGCCTGGGTCAGGGCTTTCAAGTGCTTTGAAAGATTGGCTTGACCCAAGCCTGTGGCTTCGCAGAGTTCCATAACATTCATCGGCCCTGACTGGAGGCAGTTGAGAATTTGCAACCGACTAATTTCTGAAAGCACCTTAAAGTAGTCAGCCACGGCAGTGAGAACGGTTGGATCAGTGGTAGAGAGATGAGTTCTGAACATGGAAAAACTTGAGAGATTAAGATCAATCATTGTTACCAAGACTCCAGACACTTTTCATCCATCACTGCAAGGCTTTCAGCATCAGATCCAGCCTGATCAGGGCATTCTAGGTTTAAAAGTCGTCTAGAACAGTGGATTCAATAACTAACTGGTACTATAACTAACTGCTGATTAAAAGTATAGCCTTTCCCTATCTCACCCGCCAGCGTTAAGGCTATGCCCTAACCCCCGATTGGCAAGGCTCTTGCCCTCCTGGGCTATGTTGGGGCGAGAGCCAGCTCTTCCTAGTACAACCTTGTACGTCTCTTTGGCGGCAATTAAATTGTTCGCCGCAGGCTTTGCACAAATATTTCTGGATCCAATTGTGGTCATGCAGGGTAATTTTGCCGTTTTTCACGATCTGGTGACTCTAACAAGCTGGGCAATA
This genomic interval carries:
- a CDS encoding NAD(P)H-dependent flavin oxidoreductase: MKLLSPLRIGQHVARHPILQGGMAVRVSGAKLAGAVANAGGIGVISTLGLGLTSPHLEPQGSPSKKGRFFEANRLALIEELHQARAISPNGVIGVNVLVAMRDYPVLARTAAEQGANLILVGAGLPLDLPEYTADYPNVALVPLVSTVATARKICEHWQRQYGRLPDGLVANCPETVGGHVGVQSEALMNDCSLKQLIPDLVNYLHDEVELPIPVIAAGGVWNRMDIDKMLAFGASGVQIGTRFILTHECDADPRYKEFHLQAQPADVVIVPSPVGVPARGLRNSFTDQAIAASSRSTSLAPLTTTAVLSRFSKDRCIANCLHTCLYRDQQETYCLIQSLHRAAGGDVENGLVFSGTHTGQADRILTVSELMAELTLN
- the acsF gene encoding magnesium-protoporphyrin IX monomethyl ester (oxidative) cyclase, encoding MVSTLQPPNPEVFQTETKSTVQETLLTPRFYTTDFEKTANLDLSAQEKGLQAMLTEMRTDYNRNHFVRNEEFERSWDHIVGEERQAFLDYLERSCISEFSGFLLFKELSRKLKGRSPILAEIFQLMARDEARHAGFLNKAMGDFKLSLDLGKLTKQRTYTFFPIEWVIYTVYLSEKIGYWRYILIYRHLEQHPEHRFYPIFRMFESWCQDENRHGDIFKALLRSQPQLWDTWQSRLWSRFFLLSVFATHTLTVHERSIFYDMLGLEATSFDREVIRETNATAGRAFPVMLDTDHPAFFDRLHQCSNLNLKISEINRSHQPQILKFCRKLPLVLAIFGHLLRLYLIKPIDAEALRGVVR
- a CDS encoding ArsR/SmtB family transcription factor; the protein is MFRTHLSTTDPTVLTAVADYFKVLSEISRLQILNCLQSGPMNVMELCEATGLGQANLSKHLKALTQAGILSRQPKGTSAYYGIADPIIFELCEIVCGRISDRVLQQAESFAQLKAPQTP
- the hetL gene encoding heterocyst differentiation pentapeptide repeat protein HetL gives rise to the protein MDADELLRKYAAGERDFRNAILRELDLIGVSLKSADFGRADLRQARLGKTDFRQATFREADLSETILWGADLSDADLYRAILREADLSGAKLMQAGLNEANFNKASLCGANLTGANLNATQLFEADLRPSSDQRTDLGFAILTNADLSYAELSATLLHHANLEGAKLCRANLSQRAQWGGAATDLSEACLRRADLSYADLSGAILRKADLRSADLTGTILTDADLQGAIMPDGTVHE
- a CDS encoding DNA polymerase III subunit alpha, which translates into the protein MSFVGLHIHSDYSLLDGASQLPELVDRAVELGMPAIALTDHGVMYGAVELIKVCRSKNVKPIVGNEMYVINGDIEKQERRPRYHQVVLAKNTQGYKNLVKLTTISNLKGVQGKGIFSRPCINKDLLEQYRDGLIVTSACLGGEIPQAILQGKPEVARRVAQWYKDRFAGDFYLEIQDHGSQEDRIVNVELIRIAQELEIQYIATNDSHFISCYDVEAHDALLCIQTGKLISEDNRLRYSGTEYLKSAAEMAQLFQDHLPAAVIQTAIANTQAVADKIEPYNITGRSPLPNFPVPQGHTADTYLEQVTWEGLLSRFNHPSRSEIAADYRDRLDYELKMIQKMGFSTYFLVVWDFIKYARDIGIPVGPGRGSAAGSLVAYALRITNIDPVHHGLLFERFLNPERISMPDIDTDFCIEKRTQMIEYVTAKYGDDRVAQIITFNRMTSKAVLKDVARVLDIPYGDADRMAKMIPVVRGKPVKLKVMISDQTPAPEFKEKYDQDPIVQRWLDMAMRIEGTNKTYGVHAAGVVISAEPLDEIVPLQRNNDGSVITQYFMEDLETLGLLKMDFLGLRNLTMIQKTVDLIQQTQRISIDIDQIPMDDLKSYELLSKGQLEGIFQLESSGMRQIVRELKPSCLEDISSILALYRPGPLDAGLIPLFINRKHGRERIEYQHELLQPILEETYGVLCYQEQIMKMAQDLAGYSLGQADLLRRAMGKKKASEMQQHQEIFIDGATKNGIKSKIAENLFDQMVKFAEYCFNKSHSTAYGYVTYQTAYLKANYPVEYMAALLTANSGDQEKVQMYIGSCVTMGIQVEPPDINRSGVDFTPLQDRILFGLSAVRNVGVGAIECLLAARVQGG
- a CDS encoding winged helix-turn-helix transcriptional regulator, with translation MEYSLTTKGRQIQPVMAALHQVGSQWLDQGTCVCPLEKL